From a single Apium graveolens cultivar Ventura chromosome 2, ASM990537v1, whole genome shotgun sequence genomic region:
- the LOC141693159 gene encoding uncharacterized protein LOC141693159, translated as MIGRLAAWTVELIQFHIEYLPRNAIKSQVLSDFVVECKFDNPIIEETPFPQKAWVLYVDGSSTLSSGGACVILISPEGFKIQQALKFSFPVTNNIAEYEALLAGLCLEIELEVNILEIFGDSQLVAKQLQGEFKAHDTRMSTYLKLAMSLLKKVQSWTIKNIYREDNQWADALSKLASSVVTTFEAIYVEERKVPSIDLGLPFPIMLKINEISSMADWRQPFLEYILQNKLPQDKNEARSISYKAKNYCVLENKLYRRGLVEPLLRCLGPEDSRLSMVEVHTGICGDHLGGKNLALKIVRQGLFCPTMRSDCENFVRKCKSCQLYGSVSHQPSVEMIPVSNPCPFFQWGIAIMGPFPKSKNQAQYIIVAVDYATKWVEARPLAKIREKEMVEFLMEYIVFRFGVPRFIVTDNGTQFVGDKFTETLSQLKIKHIKSSIAYPQANG; from the coding sequence ATGATAGGACGTCTCGCCGCTTGGACGGTCGAGCTCATCCAATTCCACATTGAATATCTACCCCGGAACGCTATAAAGTCTCAAGTCTTGTCAGACTTTGTTGTAGAATGTAAATTTGACAATCCTATAATTGAAGAAACACCATTTCCACAAAAAGCTTGGGTTCTTTACGTCGATGGCTCATCAACATTATCATCAGGGGGTGCATGTGTCATTTTAATCAGTCCAGAAGGATTTAAAATACAACAGGCCTTAAAATTCTCATTTCCAGTAACAAACAATATAGCTGAGTATGAGGCTTTGTTAGCAGGTTTGTGCCTGGAAATTGAGCTGGAGGTAAATATTTTAGAGATATTTGGAGATTCACAGCTTGTAGCAAAACAGTTACAGGGTGAGTTCAAAGCGCACGACACTCGAATGTCGACATATTTAAAACTGGCCATGTCTTTATTGAAGAAAGTCCAGTCGTGGACAATCAAGAATATTTACAGGGAAGACAACCAATGGGCCGACGCACTGTCTAAATTGGCCTCATCCGTTGTGACAACATTTGAGGCAATTTATGTCGAGGAAAGAAAGGTCCCCTCCATCGATTTAGGCCTTCCATTCCCCATCATGCTGAAAATCAATGAGATATCTTCTATGGCAGATTGGCGTCAACCTTTTTTAGAATATATCTTGCAGAACAAGCTGCCACAAGATAAGAATGAAGCTAGATCCATATCATACAAGGCAAAAAACTATTGTGTGCTAGAAAATAAACTATATCGTCGGGGACTTGTAGAGCCACTACTACGATGCTTAGGCCCAGAAGATTCTCGCCTATCGATGGTTGAAGTCCATACTGGCATCTGTGGAGATCATTTAGGAGGCAAGAACCTAGCCCTTAAGATAGTGAGGCAAGGTCTTTTTTGTCCTACAATGCGAAGTGATTGTGAAAATTTTGTACGAAAGTGTAAGTCATGTCAGCTATACGGGTCGGTGTCCCATCAACCCTCGGTAGAAATGATTCCAGTAAGCAACCCATGCCCTTTCTTTCAGTGGGGTATAGCCATCATGGGACCTTTCCCAAAGTCTAAGAATCAAGCCCAATATATTATCGTTGCTGTCGATTATGCAACAAAATGGGTCGAAGCCCGACCTTTGGCTAAGATTCGCGAGAAAGAGATGGTCGAATTTCTGATGGAATACATTGTGTTCAGATTTGGGGTACCAAGATTCATTGTAACCGACAACGGAACTCAATTTGTGGGGGATAAGTTCACAGAAACACTCTCGCAACTCAAAATAAAACACATCAAATCTTCGATAGCTTACCCCCAAGCCAACGGATAG
- the LOC141693170 gene encoding uncharacterized protein LOC141693170 — translation MAFGLEAVSPVEVSLNSPRAEYFDAEASQEGIQLHNVLMEEIRDEAFKRVLQQQARTASYFNKKVKVKQFLVGDLVLRESATSQPTIKGKFKAPWEGPYQVTKVVAPGTYRLSTLDGTPIKNAWNAIHLKKFYQ, via the coding sequence ATGGCCTTTGGTTTAGAAGCTGTCTCACCAGTTGAAGTGTCTCTCAATTCCCCGAGGGCCGAGTACTTTGACGCTGAAGCATCACAGGAAGGAAttcaacttcacaatgttcttatGGAAGAAATCAGAGATGAAGCATTTAAGAGAGTCCTTCAGCAACAAGCACGTACGGCATCTTACTTCAACAAGAAGGTGAAGGTTAAGCAATTCTTGGTTGGAGATCTAGTCCTCCGAGAGTCGGCAACATCACAGCCCACCATAAAAGGAAAGTTCAAAGCCCCGTGGGAAGGACCTTATCAAGTGACAAAGGTCGTTGCACCAGGAACCTATCGTCTTTCGACACTCGATGGTACTCCTATCAAGAATGCGTGGAACGCTATTCACTTAAAGAAATTTTATCAGTAA
- the LOC141693150 gene encoding uncharacterized protein LOC141693150, which yields MAFYGHSEVARCQFFSTCLQGTALRWYNNLPSRSIDSWTTLKTKFQMRFSSKYKGGKITSSLITMRQRPSESLRSYLGHFRQAISEITDLEEPLAVNYLAAGIDESRHGILLEELIEKHPQHLHAAFQIVEHQMTLQEVVGSIRSPRRSNYKYNRTRTHSPRTLRSRRYDSKSPRRSSPRRDTGKEKFQSPRGREYQRQPVSDRKWQPRDRKEKEFTKLTVDKATILAILKTKPDFRPPRPMKPGRPPSSRYCDYHEDTGHTTEQCYQLSNLIESKIRRGYFVHYIEGQGQNQQRQDDRIVDVIFGGYAARGMSNNSRKSYAREVCSVNPSCPKKCKPSPSLVISFSNEDYSPNIIREHQDALVITAKIDTNTVKKILVDNGSSVDILYHHALARMDTGERKLENTHSPLYGFTGNEVKVVGTIDLPVLFGTMPCQIWKIVKFHVISANSSHNAILGRTTISALEAITSIPHLMMKFPTEFGVGEMCGDQAVLRQCYFTTVVPKKQDCDSQTVNEVV from the coding sequence ATGGCATTCTACGGACACTCAGAAGTCGCCCGTTGCCAATTCTTCTCTACATGTTTACAAGGAACAGCCTTACGCTGGTATAACAATCTCCCATCTAGGTCGATCGACTCCTGGACTACATTGAAAACTAAATTTCAGATGAGGTTTTCAAGCAAATACAAAGGGGGCAAGATCACATCATCTTTGATTACGATGCGTCAACGGCCTAGCGAATCCTTGAGAAGCTATTTAGGCCACTTTCGTCAAGCTATATCTGAAATAACAGACCTAGAGGAACCTTTGGCAGTAAACTATTTAGCAGCAGGCATTGATGAAAGCAGACATGGCATTCTGCTAGAAGAGCTCATAGAAAAACATCCTCAACATCTTCATGCGGCTTTCCAGATTGTTGAACATCAGATGACGCTCCAAGAAGTGGTAGGAAGCATAAGATCTCCCCGACGCTCTAACTACAAGTATAACAGAACAAGAACTCATAGCCCCCGGACACTGAGGTCTCGAAGATACGACTCCAAATCCCCTCGACGTTCATCGCCGAGAAGGGATACTGGAAAAGAGAAATTCCAAAGCCCGAGGGGTCGAGAATACCAGCGACAGCCTGTATCAGATAGAAAATGGCAGCCCCGTGATAGAAAGGAAAAAGAGTTTACTAAGCTTACAGTCGACAAAGCAACAATCTTGGCAATTCTGAAAACAAAACCTGACTTTCGACCCCCGAGGCCTATGAAGCCAGGTCGTCCTCCAAGCTCTCGATATTGCGACTATCACGAAGATACGGGACACACTACAGAACAATGCTATCAGTTAAGCAATCTCATTGAATCCAAAATCAGAAGAGGCTATTTCGTCCATTACATCGAAGGACAGGGCCAAAATCAACAAAGACAAGATGACAGAATAGTCGATGTAATCTTCGGCGGTTACGCCGCTAGAGGTATGTCAAATAATTCTCGTAAGTCCTATGCCCGAGAGGTGTGTAGTGTTAACCCTTCATGTCCCAAGAAATGCAAACCATCTCCATCTCTTGTCATATCCTTCTCAAATGAAGATTACTCTCCAAACATCATAAGAGAACATCAAGATGCGCTGGTTATCACTGCCAAAATCGACACCAATACAGTAAAAAAGATCCTTGTTGATAATGGTAGTTCCGTCGACATTCTATATCATCATGCCTTAGCGCGAATGGATACAGGGGAACGAAAACTAGAAAATACCCATTCGCCTCTTTATGGATTCACAGGTAATGAGGTAAAGGTTGTTGGAACAATTGATCTACCTGTTCTCTTCGGCACAATGCCTTGCCAAATATGGAAGATAGTTAAGTTTCATGTAATTAGTGCAAACTCAAGCCATAATGCCATTCTAGGACGAACGACTATATCGGCACTGGAAGCCATCACGTCGATACCCCATTTAATGATGAAATTCCCAACTGAGTTTGGAGTGGGGGAGATGTGCGGTGACCAAGCGGTTTTGAGACAATGCTACTTTACTACCGTTGTACCCAAAAAACAAGATTGTGATTCTCAAACTGTCAACGAGGTTGTCTAG